Genomic DNA from Echeneis naucrates chromosome 23, fEcheNa1.1, whole genome shotgun sequence:
taggttttttttttttttttattttagttttttttagttaagtgtgtgtatgtgtgtaaactgtagctcctttttcttctgaaaatattaaacacaTTAAACTTGAAAGTATTTTTGCTTCTTGCTGCTTTTACTAAATATCTtataaaagaataatttatttatacatacaGGAGAACACTGTCTAGACCAACATCAGagctgtgtgtgcttgtttaaaCTGAAGTTACATCACAGAATAACTGACAAGTTACACCAAGTTTTTAAAGACGTTACACAAATGTTTCATCACAAAatatgaacatgtttttttacaAGCCATTAAACCATTGGAACTGAGAGAAGGAGAATAGGTTTCATCTTATTTGTGTGATAAGATGAATCTGCATCGACCTGCGTCACTTTACATTTAAACTGAAACAGCATTAAAATCAAAGCTGCAATGACTTTGTTCTTGTCAATCAATCAGATCATTACTTTCCCAATCATTCAGTTagctgtgtgatgtcatcatggtTGGTTTTGTTGCACCTGATGCTGGTTTGGATTCAGCATcgtttaaatgaaaattttataGTTTGGTCTTAAGAACTTAAACAAGTGGATTTTAGGGAAAATGAAGGTCTAAAGGACGTTTCTAAAGAACTGTGGACCTCAGAAGTTCAGGTCCAGGGGATTTGAGTCTTTATGGTCGAGCATTTGAAAATAGAGTGGACATTTAGATTTTGGAGGATCTGAAGGGAGAAAtcagcagctccatcagctcCCATTTCTGTGAAGAACCACCGATCATTAGATCGTTCCTGAAAACCGATTTGGAAAGTGACCTTGAATGCACCGATCTGAACCAACCACAGTGCTTGGCATCAAACCCCAGCCCCAGAACAAACTGTCCTTAAGTCTTTCGTTAGCTGGCAAACCAACTCTCTATGAGGTGAAGCAGATGACGCCAGCGTTAATTTCTACTACGGGCAGCGAATCAGACACGACAGGTTACCGATAAAGGCCACACACTACAGTTGGCtggctaacatgctaacatcaAACATAATCTGAGGCTTCATGGCAACACAATCCATCCAAGTACGGCACAGAAACAAACTgggattcagacctgaagtaAAAAGTCAACCAGCTGTTGGAAACCTCCAGTATGGCTGCCGGGTGAGTTTCCTCAGAAAAAGtcctttaaacaaacacacagctagCCTGTTAGGTTCACACTTTGTCCAGTTTACACAAAAGTATTTGGCGGGTTGGCGTTGTTGAGCCAGGCCACCTTCTTCTCCTTTGCATCTCGGTCAAATGTGTCGTAGACTGACTCCTTGGTGACCGTGTTCGATTGCACGGGGACATCCACCACCCCGACATAGTTCTTTTTGGCCATGCGAGAGCTGGCTGTGATGGTGTAGGCGTTACTACGGTAACACTTCATGGACGACATGCAGAAAGTCTCCCGCATGCCTCTTCTGAAGTTTGCGTTGTAGACCGAGTACAGAGTTGGTTTGGATGCCGTGGAGCTGAAGGACATCCAGGCGATGGCCGTGTAGAATAGCAGGCCCTGTCGGCTGGGTCCATCCGAGTCCCTCGGGTGCCACAGCTGGGCAATATAGAACGGCGTCCAGgtgaggaagaaaactgaatTCAGCATGAGGAACATCTTGATGGTTTTGACTTTAGTCCGGGGGACGATGTTCATTGTCCGGCGCACCGTGTGGCCATCGGCACTGATCCTCCAGATGTAACGAACAACTCTGTGGTAGAACGACACAATCAACGCAACGGGAACCAAAAAACCCACCAGCAGGTGGACCGTGGCGTAGGCAACGCTGCCCCAGCTGTCCGGAAGGAAAAAGTCACAATGACTGATTTCTATCGACGTGGATCCATAGAAAAACAGGCAGGGGGAGACGAAGGCGGCGTCAAACAGCCATGACACCATGATCATCTTCTTGGCCTTCTCCCTGGACACCTTGAAGCTCAGGGGGTAGACGATGGTGTAGAAACGGTCCACAGAGATAGACAGCAGGACATAGACCTGCACGCCAGGACACAGGTGCTGCAGGTACCGTACAGCCCTGCAGGCGGCGGCGCTCAGCGGCCATCGCCCAGCGGCGACCTGCAGTAGGACAAACGGAGCGCAGCCCAGGCTCATCAGCAGGTCTGCGCAGGCCATCGACACCACAAAGTAGTTGGTGGTGGACTGAGTCCGGCGGCTCCGGTGGATCACCAGGCAGACCAGGGTGTTTCCCAAGATGGACACCAGCCACAGAACCCCGAACACCAAGCCCAGGACGCCGACCTCAGCTGAAGTCAGCTCATAGGAGGTGCAGGTCCTGTTGGGCCAGTCCGAGGACGGGCCCTCGAGGCCAATCAGGGGCGTTGCGGGTAAAATTGCCAGGACAGTTGAGTTTTCCCTCTCAGAGAAGTTAAATAACATCTGATATGTGAAAGATGGTGGGTTGGGGGACGGATGGACACCAACTATGTTGGACGAAAGGGCATAAACCATCCTTACACCACCACACTGTCGAAgacctgcagacacaaacacacagtcagatcAAACATAGACGCCATCTGGGCCAGAACCAGCTGGAACTTTTTCCCAATCATCCGCAACAGGCCTGTCGATTAGTCGGTTggttaaattttaaaatgtaaatctaCACACTCGTCACCTTTTACTTAAACACTGGGACAAATCAGAATCGGTGCTCTCATTAAGCCATCACAGGgacctggtcctcctctgaGACTGCTCATTAACCAGAGGGAGAAgtctgtgaggaaaaaaaaaacgctgctGGATTCTTCCTCAGCTCATCCTCAGTAGGTGAACCAGACCAGAAAAGACCtcatgaaaaaacacaacacagtagccccgccccctagcccctcccctttccctctaaatgaacatcatgtatttcagactgagatcataaactcatcagggaggaggagggacattttcccatagacttcaatacaatctgacctgACTACAGCCAGTCCAGGTTTACAGGGTTAATCCTGTGTCCCCTTTATTAGGAACAGCTGTGGATTTTAATAAATCGGCCagaacagaaatacattttaccGGCTTCATGAAAAATGtctctaaaatgaaaaaatcaccataaaaatatgaatattaatgtgATTCATTGTGCTACTCTGTTTTTATGAGACTTCAATCTGAAAATCTGATAATGAAATCCTGAATGCTGTTCATGCTGGACTTTCGTTAACCGATCAGCTGGTAATCAATAGAGATGATCGGCTCCAAGGTGATCCGGATCAGTCTCCTTTGAATCCACCTGAATCCAGGAAAGAGTTAAAACCTCTTCATGGAAAAATACTGAAGAGAACCGACTCATGCTGATGTGAGTcggtgtttgtgtttctgccacACAACACACCAATCAGCTGTGATCAATAATTCACCGATAAATAAGAAATCACACAATCAGCTGATCGAACAAACCAATCAACGGATAAACTGGCTCCCACAGACCGGGCCTGGTGCCGGTCCCGGTGCACAGCATATCGACCCGAATCGGATCCGGATCGAATCGAACCCGCCATCACGGGCCCGACAAAGAGCGACTCTCTGCGGCTGAAATGTCGGTGTGTGTCGGTGAGTGTCGGTGAGGACTCACCGGAGGGACCGGAAGGATCCGGATCAGAGACAGAATCCGCATCCTGCTGTCTGTCCGACAATCAGAGcgggaagaagaagaatcatGGCTGTCCACCTGTCAGTCTGCCGAGGAAAGGgaggacaacacacagacacacacagacacacacagacacacacaggatcatcatcatcttcatatCCGATTTTCAGCTTCAGGGCCGGACTCACCTCCTGAGGGGCCCCGGGGCCAATGAGCCCCCTCCCACACACGCAgaccttttatttatatttttttccaaaaagcaaaaatggtCATAAAGCTTTATGTCACATTTGTACAAATAATTAGGATGTGTATTTGATTTGGTGTCCGCAGATTCaccgtctctctccctctttctctctctctctctatatatatatatatatatatatatatataaatataaataaatatatatatatttatttatatttatatatatagaaaGAGATGGACAGTTATGGAAGGAAATGATGTCATCCTGCTACTGTTACTGGTCTAACCCTGACTAGGTTTGCTGTCGCAGCATGCTGTCATGGCCACCATAGCACCAAGGAGACAGTGATTTTCCAACAGGCTGGTTGCTATGGGCAACTAACAATGGTGgtgatgagaggaggagagagataaGAAAACAAGAGGTGAGAGTAAATTCATCTGAAGCTGAGTGACGTTTGACATGCAGTTTGCACAGGGCTGCTGTACgcatttacatttcactgtgggTGCACCACATGTGACAAAGTAAGATCTTGAATCTTGAACAATAATCCAGAATAAATTCATAATTATCAAGAGTAATAGTAATAATTCCTGGAAGAGTTAATATCTGTTAAATCTACAATGAAAAGCTTTTGTGgattctttttattaaaaattgcattttcaactgaataataataataataatatgaatcaGAAACTACAGcgagatatttatttatttacagaccTTTTCAAACAGTTGGAGCATTTTAATGCTGATTATGAACAAAATCCTGTTAGTCGGAGCTGACGGAGGAGATGGACCTTGTTTCCAACCAACCAGCAACTAACTGACCCGAGGAAACACATGAAGTGATGAACGACTGATAAAAATTATTGATCAGCCTGgaagaacaataaataaactcaGAGCATCTGAGCAAACTGATTCCACAGTTAAACACTGACACTTTAAGGCGAACATTTAGGATTAGATTTTCAGctaatttattttccatgaaGGAactaaaaaaaccaaaacactgtaacttgatgtttgatgtgatggtcagtaaaaaaaaaaaaaaaaaacactctgttCGTCATTCTGTGAGAAAGACTAATTCACTGATCAACAATACTACCAATTGTCTTTGAAATGATTGATATTTGGTCGaaaaattttcaaaatgaccaaaaacatGATCGAACATCTTAATGAGGAAATTatagaaatgattaaaatgcTCAAATCCCTTAAAGTTTCCACTCATTACAGCTAAATCTGTTTCCGTCACATTACATCAGAATcatgttatgtttttttatttgaacttaTTTCTGAGTCCTCATGCAGATCAAAATCTCTTAAGTTTGTAAGGTAACGATCAAACCCTGATTCAGACTGaaatgaattcagtgtttttcacgTCACAGCTCTGAGTCTGTTCACCATCCGGCCAAAACACCTTTAAGTTCTGATCTGACTGACAGAAACCGTCTCTATTGTGGCAGAACTCGTCCGTACAAAAACATCTTACAGGCTCAATATGTACAAGATGACAAGATGGACAAGTCTCATCCTCTCAAACCGCCGTCCAACGTCAACGTCCCAAACCTGcagggacagacacagagatggaCCGTTAACAGTGATGATGCCATTGGACCGTAATTTCTGAGTagaaaattttttatttcatgaaataacattaaatgttggtttaaaatgaatttaaactgTATTTTGCCGCTTTCACTGATTTTAAGGGGTTTCATGGTCAAACCATCAGAGGTCGTTTCCATGGTGATTTCCATCATAATGAAGCAGATAGGATATATGGTAATTTGAATGaaagtgacctctgacctttctaGGAAGTGGTTGTTCTCTGCCAGCTCCTTGACCACgccctccatctcctccttcagcttcttcaTCCTGAAGATCAACACGGAGACATTGTCCTCATTATCATCAACCTCTGACGTCTTTTGATTCTCAGTCATCATAGATTTGTTAAacgtgctgctgctgatgatgatgatggggaaATCAAACACTTACCCGAGCGTCATCTCCACCAGTGTGTTCTGACTCAGGTAGGCCTGAGGCTTCATCCCACTGGAGACCAGAGGAAGAACCTTCTGAGGCAGCTGCTCctgcagctacacacagacacacagagacacacacacgtgggtAAGCTCATTGGAGGCCGTGTTAGCTAACAGCTGTTGATGAATCACTTTAAAGCGTCAGCGCTTCAGAGAGGGCGGAGCCACAGGTGAGCCTGAACCATTACTGTAGGGTCATGTGACCTGTCGCTCGAGGCTGATTGGAGTCTTTTCCCACCTTGTATTACGTGTGACGGCATTTACCTTGATGGCTCGCTCCATCAACATGGTGACTTCCTTTTCAATGCTGATCAGCTGACTGGACAGACTgagcagctgcttcctgatgtgGTGAACTTTCCTGAGAAcgacacaaatgcacactgtCACCTAGCAACAGAAGAAGTGGTCTGTCCCGCCCACTCAGACGCCTTTTACCTCATCCAGTCTTCGCTCTTGGAGATGAACAATCGATACTTCATGGCGCATTCCTCCGTGAACAGAGAGCGGGCTTTACTGGCGTGAAGGACCAACTTCTGTCTGCCGCACAGCACACAgggtttcacaataaaagccaagACTaacaatttcacaataaaagtccAGACTGAAGAGCTCAAATATCCAAGAAGAAACCTACTTATCAAATTTATGGATCTGTTCCTCGTTGTACGGTAAAcctgatagagagagagagagagagcgaggttATATTGTGGCAGTGAAGCGACAGCAGGAATTTGCTGGACTCAGCTCGTCTGGTCCGACTCACGTCTTTCTGCCTTGTCCTTCTTGAACTGCTGATAGATGGCTGTGATGGCGTCAAGTAGAACCTTGATCTTCTCCACACTGCAGAGACAAGTTCACCGTCACACAGTCatttaccacacacacacacacgcacgcacacgcacacagtctTACTTCCTGTCCTTGGGGTGTGTTCCCACTTGCTGTGTCCAGCCGTCGGTCAGTGAGCCTCCTGGGAGGAATTTACTCTTAATGTCTTGTGTTGTTCGTTCAACTGGCTCCAAAGAGCTGGAGATCTGCACAAATGAATATACGACCACCTTAAGAACCGCAGGAACCACCTTAAACCCTCCCACAGACACATGAACTGCCACTCACTCTGACGACTTTCTTGTGCATGTCGGAGATCTCGTCGTATTCTGTCGTCAGCATGTTCGCCTGCATCAGCACCTCAAACCTGCAGAACACAGAGTTCAGGGGGGCGTTGACcaaacacagtgacatcatAAAGGTGTGACTCACTCACAGCTGCTCCGTCCTCTCCAGGATCTGGGTGCAGTAGTTACACAGATGGAAAACCTCAGACTTCTTGTGCTGGATCTCACTGTAGTCCTCCTTCATCAGCTCTCTGGACAGATACAACAGATGAGTAAGTGAAAGTTCTGCGCCCAGACCACCCTACACCGCCCTCAGAACGCCACCCGCCCCCGAGGTTAACGTACATCAAACCTCGGACTCCTTTTCGCACCAGTTCCTGATAAACCAGCAGAGACTCTGAGGTTTTCCATAAATGTCCAACATCACCAGCAAAAGtctgaaggaaacaggaaattcaGTTTAAGAGCCAGCCAATCAGGGACAGGGGATCAGGGGTTACATGGTCACTTGTACCTTTGCATAGCTAGCATCCAGGTCCAGGTCGTAGCGTGGCTGGACTTTAGGAGGACTGGCTGTGGAGACAGAAATCCGGTGAGCATCTCTGGTTTTATGAACGTATcaataaaacagatttcaaTCAGAAAAAACATCAATCTGTTCCAACACTTTATTCTGAAGTAACTCAGGAAACACTCTCTGCTGCCGCCCTGGAGGCACTGTTTCATTACGTACGATCCTCAAAGATGAGTCCAACAGTTGCAACAGACTCGCGGCTGACAAGCATGATGGGATTGTCCCTGGAAGTCTTGGGGAAGGTCTTGGCCTGACGGTTGGGGTCAAGGACGAGGCGGCGGCCTTCGTACAGAAGCTCCTGGTTGTGCAGGGGGATGCTGGTCCTACGTGACAACAGCTCCTGGAACAGTGCCGCCCTGCGGACATGAAGAGTGGGTTCAGACTGGACTCCTCCTCCACACAAGCTAACGTTGGTGCAGAAAATGGAGTCTGCTAACGTCTCACAAAAGTTTGTGGAACATGTGACAGTGAagttttcagtcatttcctAACTGATGGCGTGTGTGACCTTACGTGTTGTACTCGTGGATGTAGACGTGGTGGAGCGTGGCCTGCTGCAGGCTGAAGACATAGACCACAGTCCGGTGCAGGATGTCGTTGGTCTCAGCGAAGAACTGGTCGAAGCCCCAACACTTCTCCTGATCCGCCTCCAGGATGTTGGCGAGGACTGGAGTCAGCAAACTCTGAAGGCCCCTGAAGGACGAGGAGGACGGGTGGGGTCAGGTGGGCGGTGCCAGACCCTCAGTGAACCTGTCTCAGTTTAACCCTTCAGAGTTACATCAGaccttttctttggttttcctTATAAagtatcatttttaaatgatatgcagaatcagctgattccatCTTATTTCTTCTGTTCCTCATAAAAACGGCgtaaagcagaaaaacaaaaaaaaaagttcctctcCTGTATTTGGgtcgtttctatctttatctgatcaggagttctgctcattaattatgaaaaatcagctctttattctgtcaacagaacaaactcacaaacatccAGGACTGATCTACAGACTTTGGTAAGTTTGTGTTCTTACTTGGACAAGCTGCAGGAGACCGGCATCTCGGTGCTCCACTCGATCTTCCCGTTCTCACACTTCTGATGTCCGGAGATCGTCCCGGACGGTttctctgtgatgattttatacctgagacagaaacaaacagctcCGTCAGTTTTACCATTGCTTCCTTCTCTCATCACAAACACTTCCCCGTCACAGCCTCACATGACTTCCTTGTTCCTGCGCGGCCCTTCAAACGGCCTGAACGGGAGGCTGCCAGTGGCGGCATGGTAAAAGGTGACCCCGATGCTCCACAGATCCACTGTGGCGCCGTATTTCTTCTGGTGGTCTTTTCTCAGGACGGCACGCTCGTACATGTCGGGATGCTGCAGGGAAACACAAGAGAAAGAGTCAGACATTCACACTGAAACAGCTTTTTAATCACTGTCTGGTCCAATGAGCTTCCTGCTCTCAGTCAAACTGAACTGGTCTGattaggattcatcctctggaaaccatgagaaacagaaatatgcGGAGCGTCTCTGCAGCCC
This window encodes:
- the gpr19 gene encoding putative G-protein coupled receptor 19 encodes the protein MVYALSSNIVGVHPSPNPPSFTYQMLFNFSERENSTVLAILPATPLIGLEGPSSDWPNRTCTSYELTSAEVGVLGLVFGVLWLVSILGNTLVCLVIHRSRRTQSTTNYFVVSMACADLLMSLGCAPFVLLQVAAGRWPLSAAACRAVRYLQHLCPGVQVYVLLSISVDRFYTIVYPLSFKVSREKAKKMIMVSWLFDAAFVSPCLFFYGSTSIEISHCDFFLPDSWGSVAYATVHLLVGFLVPVALIVSFYHRVVRYIWRISADGHTVRRTMNIVPRTKVKTIKMFLMLNSVFFLTWTPFYIAQLWHPRDSDGPSRQGLLFYTAIAWMSFSSTASKPTLYSVYNANFRRGMRETFCMSSMKCYRSNAYTITASSRMAKKNYVGVVDVPVQSNTVTKESVYDTFDRDAKEKKVAWLNNANPPNTFV
- the tbk1 gene encoding serine/threonine-protein kinase TBK1 isoform X1, which gives rise to MQSTTNYLWLISDLLGQGATANVYRGRHKKTGDLYAVKVFNNLSFLRPLDVQMREFEVLKKLNHKNIVKLFAVEEESNTRHKVLVMEYCPCGSLYTVLEESSNAYGLPEDEFLIVLHDVVAGMNHLREYGIVHRDIKPGNIMRVIGEDGCSVYKLTDFGAARELEDDEQFVSLYGTEEYLHPDMYERAVLRKDHQKKYGATVDLWSIGVTFYHAATGSLPFRPFEGPRRNKEVMYKIITEKPSGTISGHQKCENGKIEWSTEMPVSCSLSKGLQSLLTPVLANILEADQEKCWGFDQFFAETNDILHRTVVYVFSLQQATLHHVYIHEYNTAALFQELLSRRTSIPLHNQELLYEGRRLVLDPNRQAKTFPKTSRDNPIMLVSRESVATVGLIFEDPSPPKVQPRYDLDLDASYAKTFAGDVGHLWKTSESLLVYQELVRKGVRGLIELMKEDYSEIQHKKSEVFHLCNYCTQILERTEQLFEVLMQANMLTTEYDEISDMHKKVVRISSSLEPVERTTQDIKSKFLPGGSLTDGWTQQVGTHPKDRNVEKIKVLLDAITAIYQQFKKDKAERRLPYNEEQIHKFDKQKLVLHASKARSLFTEECAMKYRLFISKSEDWMRKVHHIRKQLLSLSSQLISIEKEVTMLMERAIKLQEQLPQKVLPLVSSGMKPQAYLSQNTLVEMTLGMKKLKEEMEGVVKELAENNHFLERFGTLTLDGGLRG
- the tbk1 gene encoding serine/threonine-protein kinase TBK1 isoform X2 — protein: MNHLREYGIVHRDIKPGNIMRVIGEDGCSVYKLTDFGAARELEDDEQFVSLYGTEEYLHPDMYERAVLRKDHQKKYGATVDLWSIGVTFYHAATGSLPFRPFEGPRRNKEVMYKIITEKPSGTISGHQKCENGKIEWSTEMPVSCSLSKGLQSLLTPVLANILEADQEKCWGFDQFFAETNDILHRTVVYVFSLQQATLHHVYIHEYNTAALFQELLSRRTSIPLHNQELLYEGRRLVLDPNRQAKTFPKTSRDNPIMLVSRESVATVGLIFEDPSPPKVQPRYDLDLDASYAKTFAGDVGHLWKTSESLLVYQELVRKGVRGLIELMKEDYSEIQHKKSEVFHLCNYCTQILERTEQLFEVLMQANMLTTEYDEISDMHKKVVRISSSLEPVERTTQDIKSKFLPGGSLTDGWTQQVGTHPKDRNVEKIKVLLDAITAIYQQFKKDKAERRLPYNEEQIHKFDKQKLVLHASKARSLFTEECAMKYRLFISKSEDWMRKVHHIRKQLLSLSSQLISIEKEVTMLMERAIKLQEQLPQKVLPLVSSGMKPQAYLSQNTLVEMTLGMKKLKEEMEGVVKELAENNHFLERFGTLTLDGGLRG